The Thermodesulfobacteriota bacterium genomic interval CCTTAATTTCTTGGGGCGTAAAGTGAGAGTCGTAAATAGAAATAATATAATCCATAAGTCCGCCCGGGTCTTGAATTTTTCTTTCTATCTCGGTTCGCCATTCCTGTCTAAGCTTCTTTTCGACCTGTTTGGGGAGGTTTAGACGCAGCCTTTGAAAAATTTGAGTCATTAGATTGTCATAACGAATTGCTGAACGCTGTAAAATAATATCAGCATTACCTGATATTTTAATCAGCTTTCGAATGTTTTCTTTCTTTTGCGAAGTGGATGTGTTCGCTGCTGAAAAACCACCGGTGCCAGCGCTGTTTTTGGTTTTTGAGGAAGGGGTGGCGGTACACCCGGTCCAACAGATGAGCAAAAACATCAAGAAAATACTAACCGGTGCGGTATGTTTATCCATTTATGTTCCCTTTTTGCATTCAATTTTAATACATTTGTCTTTGCAAGCTCAGCGGCTGTTAATTATAGTAAC includes:
- a CDS encoding DUF2059 domain-containing protein codes for the protein MDKHTAPVSIFLMFLLICWTGCTATPSSKTKNSAGTGGFSAANTSTSQKKENIRKLIKISGNADIILQRSAIRYDNLMTQIFQRLRLNLPKQVEKKLRQEWRTEIERKIQDPGGLMDYIISIYDSHFTPQEIKDWLLFYESPLGKKINSTLPSVDEESNMAYQQWNRSINPVLYEWLKERLKKEGITIP